In Desulfuromonadales bacterium, the genomic stretch AGCTCTACCGTCACCTCGGCGAGCATACCGACGTTCCCGCCGGTGACATCGGCGTCGGCGGCCGCGAGATCGGCTACATGTTCGGCCAGTACAAGCGCATCACCAACCGCTGGGAGGCTGGCGTTCTGACCGGCAAGGGACTCAAGTGGGGCGGCTCGCTGGTGCGCCCCGAGGCGACCGGCTACGGCGCCACCTTCTTCATCAACGAAGCGCTCAAGGCCCGCAAGGACTCCTTCGCCGGCAAGACCTGCCTCGTCTCGGGCTCGGGCAACGTCGCCATCTATACCATCGAGAAGATCCACCAGCTCGGTGGCAAGTGCGTCGCCTGCTCCGACAGCAACGGCGTCATCGTTCATGAGAAAGGACTCGACCTCGACCTGATCAAACAGCTCAAGGAAGTGGAGCGCCGCCGCATCCAGGACTACACCAAATACCACAAGGACGCCAAATACATCGCCAGCGGCAATATCTGGGAAATCCCCTGCCAGGTGGCGATGCCCTCGGCGACCCAGAACGAAATCAATGGCAAGGACGCCGCCACCCTGGTGAAGAACGGCTGCATCGCCGTCGGCGAAGGCGCCAACATGCCGACCACCCCCGAAGGGGTCAAGATTTTCCTCGACGCCAAGATCGCCTACGGTCCGGGCAAGGCCGCCAACGCAGGTGGCGTGGCAACCAGCGCGCTGGAAATGCAGCAGAACGCCCAGCGCGATTCGTGGACCTTCGATTTTACCGAGAAGAAGCTTGAGCAGATCATGGTCAACATCCATGAACTCTGCTTCGAGACCGCCGAGGAGTACGGCGATCCGGGCAACTACGTGCTCGGCGCCAACATCGCCGGCTTCATCAAGGTCGCCGACGCCATGGTCGCCCACGGCCTGGTCTAGGTTCTCCTTCTCCCTCCGACGCAGAAAGGCCCGGCAGTCATGCCGGGCCTTTCCTTTTGGGTCGTCCTGATCCGTATGCAGGACCAGCTTTTTCGGGGGCCTATCCCCATCTCTCGTGAAAAACGATTTCGTCGAGCGGTTTGCGCGGCGGGCCGGTCTTCTTTTCTTCCAGCGGGTAGCCAAGAGGAAAGAGCCCGACGATCCGGATGCCGGCTGGAATGCCGAGCAGGTCGCGCACCTTCTCCTCGTCGAAGACGCCGACGAAAACGGTTCCCAGGCCGACGGCATGGGCGGCGAGCATGAGGTTCTGGGTGGCGATGCCGAGGTCGGCGAGATAGTAGTGCTGATCCGCCATCGTCCCTGATTTTGCCGGATCGGCGCAGGCGACGATGACCACCGGTGCTGCCGCAATGGCCTTCTGCGCCGGATTCTTGCTGAATCCGTAGGCGGCAAAAAACGATTCGACAAACGACAGGTCACTGAGGGCAGCCCGGGTGGCAGAGTCCTGCACGACCACGAACCGCCAGCACTGCAGGTTCGACCAGGAAGGCGCCATGCGCGCAGCCTCCAGAACCGTCCGGAGTTTTTCCGGCTCAACCGGCTGCTCCCGGAACTTGCGGACGCTTCTGCGGGTGTTGATGGCTTCAAGGACCTCCATGTGCGCTCCTCCTTCGCCAGGCGGATGCTAAATATCCCTCAGGGGCGTTGTCTCCCCCTTCCCATTTCCCGAACAACGCGTCGGGTCTAGCCCTCGTTTTCGCTGCCGCCCCAGCCGCTGGTTCGACGCTGCAGGCCGACATTGATCAGTTCGATGTCCTCGATCAGCTTCTCCTGCCGCTCCGCCGGCAGCAGACGAAACTGCAGCAG encodes the following:
- the gdhA gene encoding NADP-specific glutamate dehydrogenase, translated to YLGIIKFLGFEQIFKNSLTGMPIGGGKGGSDFDPKGKSDDEIMRFCQSFMTELYRHLGEHTDVPAGDIGVGGREIGYMFGQYKRITNRWEAGVLTGKGLKWGGSLVRPEATGYGATFFINEALKARKDSFAGKTCLVSGSGNVAIYTIEKIHQLGGKCVACSDSNGVIVHEKGLDLDLIKQLKEVERRRIQDYTKYHKDAKYIASGNIWEIPCQVAMPSATQNEINGKDAATLVKNGCIAVGEGANMPTTPEGVKIFLDAKIAYGPGKAANAGGVATSALEMQQNAQRDSWTFDFTEKKLEQIMVNIHELCFETAEEYGDPGNYVLGANIAGFIKVADAMVAHGLV
- a CDS encoding nitroreductase family protein codes for the protein MEVLEAINTRRSVRKFREQPVEPEKLRTVLEAARMAPSWSNLQCWRFVVVQDSATRAALSDLSFVESFFAAYGFSKNPAQKAIAAAPVVIVACADPAKSGTMADQHYYLADLGIATQNLMLAAHAVGLGTVFVGVFDEEKVRDLLGIPAGIRIVGLFPLGYPLEEKKTGPPRKPLDEIVFHERWG